In Scyliorhinus canicula chromosome 18, sScyCan1.1, whole genome shotgun sequence, a single window of DNA contains:
- the LOC119952915 gene encoding uncharacterized protein LOC119952915 — MPKSTPRRKTTRGAQRTEQGQTRKTTISETDSKQIHQKREPNPRKAFSRHTGHGKQRSGVRHSGQLQEEGGHQGNEEHKWELEDSTVNNPNTSDRQSQEKEQILGGTEKTMGGGGNEKSKKIKGKKKQQPEKIREPQKVNLKELKTSEKKFNEKKKGKERLKPGRRKVSEDELEKSEGGNVSNKVHSSTGKGKEKGNKARRNENKGKKFQTFNEANDSSKSDVKETVRPRSNSRAISNSRPVGKTGRSRNGISNDPSNEDSESLADSSKEPNNNEESTNSEGSITDLEDSKASSRRDIHQRKARKKDSDHSTESESAEEEGDKRETGDEETGKEGIAEKTVTSEKGRGSSEEDNEENDSMTSERGSQSKLYSCIISQNPKDSTGSKDERQEDKQGDSDEESDNEEEKAKKQMRSLGAAENDTGGSEKILKRKTLQMNVKKKLLMGVKVKAKEESKGTGRTETKQESKTREKFLKVQVQHKYQSRMHKVIKENTAAKQGDQFGDEQSTDVKTIPSCNILAHQSHLIHSFRTKSRNIKARSKQPLISAAAEGGLTQMVKVAVKVGKTQQGASVQEKATEKTSGKERRRQSSSTDSSDAEGHLEEDQTPSPQHLKALLHQKKIAKVVGKVKLASIRKRKTRTLKAEGNTTVADVIQPEPGSPRIEGKSNQPFAVIRRVTGWLCRQIPKMLKSRSKLVTVTKVIGTTEWLSKTLSVRRKNKHGKPGGFRRCMAIRFASTAGQVSQKGITNRDLKVGGEGACRLLVVNNTTPSSMDDAEVIAPDDIELVPEMEGNGQNKHHQSEDQSEPEEKFNSSDAKYAIVLPRVHRLVKSKATVLASCRSERARGGTSQPYNVAVSAQPEYLYMDVGKSQKRHSDKLHTLGVITQSNSERKTSKQPKDASLWKAKNIPHSKDGVTSPRLVNKLLRKDPEKRKITLPDHNPPVSSHLRTDPQQQITRAQGTEYFQDMNEIHWAQRGHFSDEHLTWLDSETLLPHLTVENLSKWTMYKEQDITRTPRRAGVWESEDTVEDILEKEFKYKQVPIQ; from the coding sequence ATGCCAAAATCCACCCCGCGGAGGAAAACAACTCGTGGAGCCCAGCGTACAGAGCAGGGTCAGACACGGAAAACCACAATCTCTGAGACAGATTCTAAACAGATTCACCAAAAGAGAGAGCCCAACCCCAGAAAAGCATTCTCCCGCCACACTGGCCATGGAAAGCAGAGGTCAGGAGTCAGGCACTCAGGACAGCTTCAGGAAGAAGGAGGGCACCAAGGAAATGAAGAACACAAATGGGAACTGGAGGATTCGACGGTGAACAACCCAAACACCAGTGATAGACAGAGCCAAGAGAAGGAGCAGATATTAGGAGGGACGGAGAAGacaatggggggaggagggaatgagAAATCAAAGAAAATTAAAGGAAAGAAGAAACAACAGCCAGAAAAGATAAGAGAGCCTCAAAAAGTAAACCTAAAGGAACTAAAAACCAGTGAGAAAAAATTCAATGAGAAGAAGAAAGGTAAAGAGAGGCTGAAACCGGGGAGGCGGAAGGTTAGTGAAGATGAGTTGgagaagagtgagggagggaatgtCAGCAATAAAGTCCATTCATCAACAGGAAAGGGTAAGGAAAAGGGAAATAAAGCCAGGAGAAATGAAAACAAGGGGAAGAAATTccagacatttaatgaagcaaatgATTCAAGCAAGTCTGATGTTAAAGAGACGGTAAGACCAAGATCAAATAGCAGAGCAATCTCCAACTCAAGAccagtaggaaaaactggaagaaGCAGAAACGGGATCAGCAATGATCCCAGTAATGAAGACAGTGAGAGTTTAGCGGACTCCAGTAAGGAACCAAATAACAATGAAGAAAGTACTAACAGTGAGGGTTCGATAACTGACTTGGAGGATAGCAAGGCAAGCTCCAGGAGGGACATACACCAAAGGAAAGCGAGGAAGAAAGATAGTGACCATAGTACTGAGAGTGAGAGtgcagaggaagaaggagacaagAGGGAGACTGGGGATGAAGAGACGGGGAAGGAGGGAATAGCTGAAAAAACAGTAACTTCAGAAAAGGGCAGAGGCAGCAGTGAGGAGGACAATGAAGAAAATGATTCGATGACGAGTGAGAGAGGAAGCCAAAGCAAGCTGTACAGTTGTATTATTAGTCAAAATCCAAAAGATAGTACTGGAAGTAAAGATGAGAGACAGGAGGATAAACAAGGAGACAGTGATGAAGAAAGTGATAATGAAGAAGAAAAAGCAAAAAAACAGATGCGATCACTAGGGGCAGCTGAGAATGATACGGGTGGCTCAGAGAAAATTCTCAAGAGAAAAACCTTACAGATGAATGTGAAAAAGAAGCTTTTAATGGGTGTGAAGGTCAAAGCTAAAGAGGAAAGTAAGGGAACAGGTCGAACAGAGACTAAACAGGAGTCTAAAACCAGAGAGAAGTTTTTGAAAGTCCAAGTTCAACATAAGTATCAGTCTCGGATGCACAAAGTGATAAAGGAAAACACTGCAGCAAAGCAGGGAGATCAGTTTGGTGATGAACAGTCAACTGATGTGAAAACTATCCCTTCTTGTAACATCCTCGCCCACCAGTCACATCTAATCCACTCTTTCAGGACTAAAAGCAGAAACATTAAAGCAAGATCAAAACAGCCTCTTATATCTGCGGCAGCAGAGGGTGGCTTGACCCAAATGGTGAAGGTAGCTGTCAAGGTTGGTAAAACCCAACAAGGTGCTTCAGTCCAGGAGAAAGCCACAGAGAAAACCTCGGGGAAAGAGAGACGCAGGCAGAGCAGTTCCACTGATAGTTCTGATGCAGAAGGGCATCTTGAAGAAGATCAGACACCATCTCCACAGCACCTGAAGGCTCTGCTTCACCAAAAAAAGATTGCAAAAGTTGTAGGGAAGGTGAAACTTGCATCAATTAGGAAGCGTAAAACTCGGACTCTGAAGGCAGAGGGGAACACAACAGTGGCAGATGTTATTCAACCTGAACCTGGGAGTCCCAGGATTGAGGGGAAATCTAACCAGCCATTTGCTGTCATCCGTAGGGTCACTGGATGGCTCTGCCGCCAGATCCCCAAGATGCTAAAATCCAGATCCAagttggtcactgtcaccaaagtgaTTGGAACCACTGAGTGGCTGTCAAAAACGTTGAGCGTGAGGCGGAAGAACAAACATGGGAAACCTGGTGGCTTCAGGAGATGCATGGCAATTAGGTTTGCGAGTACAGCAGGACAGGTCAGCCAGAAAGGCATCACCAACAGGGATTTGAAAGTTGGGGGAGAAGGAGCTTGTCGATTACTAGTGGTAAACAACACAACCCCCAGCAGCATGGATGATGCCGAAGTAATTGCACCTGATGACATAGAACTTGTTCCAGAAATGGAAGGCAATGGACAGAACAAGCATCATCAGAGCGAGGACCAGAGTGAACCTGAGGAGAAGTTCAATAGTAGTGATGCTAAATATGCGATCGTTCTCCCACGAGTACACCGACTGGTGAAATCAAAAGCAACTGTGTTAGCCAGTTGTAGAAGTGAAAGGGCACGTGGAGGTACTTCACAACCCTATAATGTGGCTGTGTCTGCCCAACCAGAGTACTTGTACATGGATGTTGGGAAGTCTCAGAAGAGACATAGTGACAAGCTTCATACTTTAGGGGTCATCACGCAATCTAATTCAGAGAGGAAGACTTCAAAACAACCAAAAGATGCCAGTTTATGGAAGGCCAAGAATATTCCTCACTCCAAGGATGGAGTCACTAGTCCCAGGTTAGTGAATAAGCTCCTGAGAAAAGACCcggaaaaaagaaaaataactctTCCAGATCACAATCCACCCGTCTCATCCCATCTGAGAACAGATCCTCAGCAACAGATCACACGTGCCCAAGGTACTGAGTATTTTCAGGATATGAATGAGATTCACTGGGCACAAAGGGGGCATTTCAGTGATGAACATTTAACTTGGTTGGATTCAGAAACATTGCTTCCTCATCTGACAGTTGAGAATCTGAGCAAATGGACAATGTACAAAGAGCAGGACATCACCAGAACACCCAGAAGAGCAGGGGTTTGGGAGTCTGAGGATACTGTTGAAGACATTCTTGAGAAAGAATTCAAATATAAACAGGTACCAATCCAGTAG